In Oreochromis aureus strain Israel breed Guangdong linkage group 17, ZZ_aureus, whole genome shotgun sequence, the genomic stretch ataatgtaataatacTGAAGTATGAATACTGATGAGCACATACATACCTGGAGCTGGACACATGTAGAACTTACATATCTGCCTCTGAAATGAgacatttaaaacatgtttatgcTAGCTCTGATCTGGCCTGTGTTGCTCCCTGCCTGTTACAAACAGCaacaatttcaaataaaaacatcaatatGGTCTTTAAACCAGGCAACTGTTGACTGATGAAACATAATGCATTTGTAAAAACATTTCAGCGTCTctttgaaaatataaaatgtgtttttacaagAGGACAACATCTGAGTCAAAGACCACAAATTTGTTCTTATTGGCTTGTTTGTTAATGAGTGTTTGAATGACTACGTGTTTcttttcatgatgtttttaatATGAATGAGTGTTGAATGGAGTATTAAGAACTTGCACAAATGTTCTATGTTCTGTAATTGTTCTGTTTCTGAACTGCTTTTTATTCCATACTTTTGTTTATTGTAAACAATGTTAGTCAATGTAATAAAATACATGATctgaaataagaaataaatatataaatatagataATATATGtgtacaaaactaaactaaaatacaGAACTaagaaaatttagcagaatattTTCTAACCTCGTACATCTTTACAAGTACTGTGACCTGTGACACAacacgtacacacagacacactgaaaaACACTCATACCCCAAATATATGTCCTCTTTGTCCCCGTGTGAGTTACTCTGCAGCTGAACACATCCTCCTTGGTTGGGGTGAAAGGCACATGCTTGGTCATGTGGTAGTGCCAGTTCTCTTCAAAGGCCAGGTCGGTCTGCTGAGAGCCCGGTATCACTTTGTCATTCTTGAGCAGCTCAATGGTGATTTCAGGAGGATGGAATCCACTGACATGGCAGATGAGGGTGTTGGCGGTCCCGTACTGTCCGGGGGAGCGGGTGTACACCTGAACCTTGGGTGAAGCtggcaaacacaaaaacagtcacTTACTTACAGatgaaataaagacaataatTTAATCCAGATGATAAATATTAATTTAGATTCCACCAACTTATTAAATATAAACACGGCAATTATCTGCGTCACAGTGTGTCATGTATAACAGCCAAACAAGGAAGTACTTGCAGTACTCGTAAAACGTTACAGCGCTTTTAAGTACAAGTTATCAATCGTTTAGTACTGTAAGTACTGTTAGTATGTTACTGTTTGCCATTTCCCAGAGATTCCACTTTACTGCCTTTAAAGCCGTTTTGCTTTCACTGGGCCCGAGCGCCTTCCGTCTGATAACATCGGGCCATTTCGGAAACACGAACACGTTCAGTTACCGGAGATCACTTACAGTTCTTGGCTGCCGACAGATCCGTGAGTCCCAGCAGAAGGACGACGGCGAGGAACACAAACGTCTTCATTGTTTCACCCACAGACCGACTCGATATATCGCTCTTGGAGATTCGCTCGAAGAGAGAAGACAACAGTGCGTCACGATCCACACCGAAAGTGAAACGGTTCACGTCGGGAGTGTTAGCTAACATACACCGGGACGTCCAGGcagtgctaatgctaactgacAAACAAGGGAGCTGTAACCCCGCCCACCAAAACCATGTTTTGGCGCGCCGTTTATAAAACACAAGCAGCACAAACTCGTGACAAGCCGACACGTGCCTATAATTCTACCAATAGGAACCTCCAAACGTCATGTTGCTAGGCGGAATTTACTCCGACATGTTGTTGTTCACTGTCGTTTGAGCAAATAGGCCGCCATGTTTGAGATGGCTGCCGGAATCACTGCTTTGTACTTTATTGACAGACCTTACAAAATCCTCTCAGGTGTTTACCCTTCCAAAGAATTTCCCACACATCGTTTTGCTGCTGATAATAACTCTTGTTCTTTCTGTGATGGGAATATTGAATGACAGAACATTTATTTTACCCGTGTATATACTGTGAAGCCCCGTGGGATGATGTACACTACTGGCTTTCCCCAAAGATTCCAAACTTACGTGAATTTTCTAGAAATTATTTTGGGATctctaagaaaaaaacaaacttgaaaaTGTCTTAAACGTGATCATTATTATGGGTAAATTCTTCATTCATAAATGTCGATTTCTGACAACAAAGCCGTCCTTTTTCACTTTTCACAGAGAACTCTGGCTCTTCTTATCTCAAgtttatggacaaaaacaagCTGTGGATCTGCATCATATGGTTAATGAACTAAAGCTTTTAGAAAACCCCTAGGTTagaattgtattttattttatgtcttttaattacttattatttatttattttatttaattatagataaagaaaataatataaacacaaTTGTGGGCTGGGGGAGCGCAAATGGGATATTGCACATGAGATAAAGTGGCAGGAGTGAGCAGCAGTACAAACtgaacaatacaaaattttgaGTGGCAGTTAGTACAGTATTGCACGGAGTaaggtttttatttgtttaaatactaataagagtgaagtgaccagtgcagagtGTACAATGTACCTGTGAAACTGTAGGACAGATTCTGAGTGCATCTGTggagtgtggtgtgtgtgtttaagtgttgtggttgaggtgtcgtatggcttgacggtaaaaactgtttttaagtcttgtagtccgagcagacagactcctgtaacgtctgccagatggtaacaaggagaagagctgatgtgctgggtggctgtggtccttgatgatgctgtgtgctttgcgGAGGCATCGCTgaagataaatgtcctgaatggcaggaagcctcatgccagtgatgtgctctgctgccttccaGGCCCAACAtactctgcatttaataaggctgttgtgtttttaacgtattttaattgtttgtatcttgttctatttattCTCAACAAGCccataaaaacagtcagtgatcactgtcagcttctctcagtttttattactgctaataatttaaagctcagtttttaaacccttacgatgtaactacagcccagcccatgcagcagta encodes the following:
- the LOC116332116 gene encoding beta-2-microglobulin-like; its protein translation is MLANTPDVNRFTFGVDRDALLSSLFERISKSDISSRSVGETMKTFVFLAVVLLLGLTDLSAAKNSSPKVQVYTRSPGQYGTANTLICHVSGFHPPEITIELLKNDKVIPGSQQTDLAFEENWHYHMTKHVPFTPTKEDVFSCRVTHTGTKRTYIWEADM